One Actinospica robiniae DSM 44927 genomic region harbors:
- a CDS encoding carbohydrate ABC transporter permease, which produces MSTVTESGGRFRPASARGFRKPAKGRPVWEEQPHWYGQFGKGTVITAVLLVILVPVWGVVLTSFSTKGAINSAGNGLVLIPHGLSLQNYQLIFSGGTVSRSLFVTAFITIVGTALSMFVSVLCAYGLSRAHSFAQRPVLMTLIVTMFFNGGIIPTFLVVSDLKLFGSLWALILPSAVNVFNILVLRAFFTNTAAELIEAARLDGASEWRVLWSVVMPTSRAVIAVVTMFYAVAYWGTFFNAILYESQNASNNPLAVVIFDYTLEGTSMPGMGTTGVGGLAQASQTGLSMATVSLSLIPIVILTPFVQKHFAKGMLTGAIKG; this is translated from the coding sequence ATGAGCACTGTCACCGAATCCGGCGGACGTTTCCGCCCCGCCTCCGCCCGCGGGTTCCGCAAGCCGGCCAAGGGCCGCCCGGTCTGGGAGGAACAGCCGCACTGGTACGGCCAGTTCGGCAAGGGCACGGTCATCACCGCGGTCCTGCTGGTCATCCTCGTCCCGGTCTGGGGCGTGGTGCTCACCAGCTTCTCCACCAAGGGCGCGATCAACTCGGCCGGCAACGGCCTGGTGCTCATCCCGCACGGCCTGAGCCTGCAGAACTACCAGCTGATCTTCAGCGGCGGCACGGTCAGCCGCTCGCTGTTCGTCACCGCGTTCATCACCATCGTCGGCACGGCGCTCTCGATGTTCGTCAGTGTGCTGTGCGCGTACGGGCTCTCCCGGGCGCACTCGTTCGCCCAGCGGCCGGTGCTGATGACGCTGATCGTGACGATGTTCTTCAACGGCGGCATCATTCCGACCTTCCTGGTCGTGAGCGACCTGAAGCTCTTCGGCAGCCTCTGGGCGCTGATCCTGCCCTCCGCGGTGAACGTCTTCAACATCCTGGTCCTGCGGGCCTTCTTCACCAACACCGCGGCCGAGCTGATCGAGGCCGCGCGGCTGGACGGCGCCAGCGAGTGGCGGGTGCTGTGGTCGGTCGTGATGCCGACCTCGCGCGCCGTGATCGCAGTCGTCACCATGTTCTACGCGGTGGCCTACTGGGGCACCTTCTTCAACGCGATCCTCTACGAATCGCAGAACGCCTCCAACAACCCGCTGGCCGTGGTCATCTTCGACTACACGCTCGAGGGCACCAGCATGCCCGGCATGGGCACCACCGGTGTCGGCGGACTCGCCCAGGCGTCCCAGACCGGCCTGTCGATGGCCACCGTCTCGCTTTCGCTCATTCCCATCGTCATCCTGACGCCGTTCGTGCAGAAGCACTTCGCCAAGGGCATGCTCACCGGCGCCATCAAGGGTTGA
- a CDS encoding ABC transporter permease encodes MGVGPVAAITTQEAEASTKRRRLGVGRGKDKGPRLRNITWRTRLRRDKTLLLMCVPALILIVLFNYLPMAGIVIAFENYDIYQGLIHSQFVGLQQFQQVLTDPGFWQAFENTLVIAFVQLVLYFPIPIMLALLVNTILSQRIRAFIQAVVFLPHFFTYVLVITFFQEFLGGAGVLNVFLNRHGISSWNIMTDPGTFKYLVTAQAVWKEAGWGLIVFLAALAAIDQNLYEAAAVDGAGRWRRMRHITLPSLRGIVVLMLVLRLGNALSVGFEQMLIQRQAVGASAADVLDTYSYIYSGLGAGFGGTTSVGGSYSYGAAVGLFKAVLSLILILGANKLAHMFGEDGLYRR; translated from the coding sequence ATGGGAGTAGGGCCCGTGGCGGCGATCACGACCCAGGAGGCGGAGGCCTCCACGAAGCGGCGGCGCTTAGGCGTCGGCCGTGGCAAGGACAAGGGACCGCGACTGCGGAACATCACCTGGCGCACCCGGCTGCGGCGGGACAAGACCCTGCTGCTGATGTGCGTTCCGGCGCTGATCCTGATCGTGCTGTTCAACTACCTGCCGATGGCCGGGATCGTCATCGCGTTCGAGAACTACGACATCTACCAGGGGCTGATCCACAGCCAGTTCGTCGGGCTGCAGCAGTTCCAGCAGGTGTTGACCGACCCCGGCTTCTGGCAGGCCTTCGAGAACACCCTGGTCATCGCATTCGTCCAGCTGGTGCTCTACTTCCCGATCCCGATCATGCTCGCGCTCCTGGTCAACACGATCCTGAGCCAGCGCATCCGGGCCTTCATCCAGGCCGTGGTCTTCCTGCCGCACTTCTTCACCTACGTGCTGGTGATCACGTTCTTCCAGGAGTTCCTCGGCGGCGCGGGCGTGCTCAACGTGTTCCTGAATCGGCACGGGATCTCGTCCTGGAACATCATGACGGACCCGGGCACATTCAAATACCTGGTCACCGCGCAAGCCGTGTGGAAAGAGGCGGGATGGGGACTGATCGTCTTCCTCGCCGCGCTCGCCGCCATCGACCAGAACCTCTACGAGGCGGCAGCGGTGGACGGCGCGGGCCGATGGCGCCGGATGCGGCACATCACCCTGCCGAGTCTGCGCGGCATCGTGGTGCTGATGCTGGTGCTGCGCCTCGGCAACGCGCTGAGCGTCGGCTTCGAGCAGATGCTGATTCAGCGACAGGCGGTCGGTGCGAGCGCCGCCGACGTGCTCGACACCTACTCCTATATCTATTCCGGCCTAGGCGCCGGATTCGGCGGAACGACCTCGGTCGGCGGCAGTTACAGCTATGGCGCCGCGGTCGGATTATTCAAGGCCGTGCTGTCCCTGATCTTGATTCTGGGTGCGAACAAACTGGCGCACATGTTCGGTGAGGATGGGTTGTACCGCCGATGA